Genomic window (Verrucomicrobiota bacterium):
GCCGTGTTCGCCGTGTGAACTCTGTCGTTGTGCCCGCCACCCCCGCTGTGCCCGCCGTGTGACCGTGTGAACTCTTACGTTGTGCCCGCCACATCCGCTGGGTTACCCGTCAACGAAATCTTCCCCCCCAGGCTGATCCGGCCGGTGGTGACCACCGCGGCGCGTAAGCCGCCACGGCCTTTCAGGAGGGCCTCAGCCCCGGGCGCAAACGCCTGATCCATCCAATAACATGGGCGGCATTCGTCCCGGCCGAACACCCTGACACCGTCCAGGGTAAATTCGCGGCCGATCAACTCGTTGAGGCGCACACCCCGGGTGACCACGTTGCGCCGCAGGACGCCGGGTCCGCGGTCACGTACCCCGAGGCGATCGCACAGCTCTTCGAACACTTCGGCTTCAAACAGTGTGATCTGCCCCTTGTAATCCGGTTTATAGTTGAAAAAGCGGTCGCCCACGATGCCGCTTTGCGCCACGCACTCGACGCTGGATAGAGAATGCAACGGGTGCTGGTCCGGAGGCTTTCCGTGGTGGCCGAAAAAGTTGTGGCCGGGCGAAACAAAAAGGTACACGACTTCACCGAGGATGGTTACCACGAACCACTCTAAACAGTTATGCCTGAGCGTTCCATACAGGATTACGGCGTGCAATGGTATTCCCGAGGGTCGGCGCCTGAGTTCAAGCGCGATCACCTGGCCGTTGAAGAACCCCTGGAAATCCGGGTAGCGTTCACGCGCAACGGGGTCGCGGTAACCAAACCCGTTTCGGTGACGATGCGCACCCCGGGACACGATCCGGCTCTGGCGGTGGGTTTTCTATTCACTGAGGGAGTCATCCCGAGTCCGGATGCGGTGACGGGCGTTGAGACGAGCCCGGAACGCGGCGCGTCAATCGTCGTGCACCTGAATCGGCCGGTTGCGTTGAAACATTTGGAAAGGAACTTCTTCGCCGCCTCAAGCTGCGGAATCTGCGGCAAAGCTTCCTTGGAAGCCGTCAACCTGAACCGGGAAGTGATCCTGCCCGAAGGACGGCCCCGGTGGGGCGTTGCTGACCTCATGAAGATCCCCGAGCAGGTCCACGAAGCGC
Coding sequences:
- a CDS encoding molybdenum cofactor biosysynthesis protein, which gives rise to MVTILGEVVYLFVSPGHNFFGHHGKPPDQHPLHSLSSVECVAQSGIVGDRFFNYKPDYKGQITLFEAEVFEELCDRLGVRDRGPGVLRRNVVTRGVRLNELIGREFTLDGVRVFGRDECRPCYWMDQAFAPGAEALLKGRGGLRAAVVTTGRISLGGKISLTGNPADVAGTT
- the fdhD gene encoding formate dehydrogenase accessory sulfurtransferase FdhD; its protein translation is MPERSIQDYGVQWYSRGSAPEFKRDHLAVEEPLEIRVAFTRNGVAVTKPVSVTMRTPGHDPALAVGFLFTEGVIPSPDAVTGVETSPERGASIVVHLNRPVALKHLERNFFAASSCGICGKASLEAVNLNREVILPEGRPRWGVADLMKIPEQVHEAQSTFRATGGLHAAALLGAGRELWAVYEDIGRHNAVDKVIGHALITGRHDFSEALLFVSGRAGFELVQKAIMAGIPAMAAVGAPSSLAVDLARRYGFTLVGFLRNGRFNVYSGFTRIENGIPCKL